Proteins from one Caulobacter sp. X genomic window:
- the acpA gene encoding acid phosphatase, which yields MKKPAGDRPDDEQRGPEELAPSRRGVLGALALAGAGAAAPAVEARPRARPRAEVDRRLAETIDTVVVIYAENRSFNNLFAAFPGLERPLADEPPERLRQRDRDGRPLERLPPIWGGMVPHEQVVEHTRYKIGEGDLPSLPNAPFALATPSGDPLPHGVITRDLVHAFYQNQMQINGGANDRFVAWGDSGALVMGRYGDAAVNLRLWRLAERFTLCDNFFMGAFGGSFLNHQYLIAAQPPVYPNADQSPAKGLIATLEGDDPKGARLKPLADSPASALDGRPRFGPSALTPDFWAVNTMMPPYAPSVSRSPADPGLADPDQPLTLPPQTHQTIGDRLSAKGVEWAWYAGAWGLALAGARDEEALFPARPNFQVHHQPFNYFANRAPGADGRSRLRDAGFGDSARTNRFMADAQAGRLPAVSFYKPQGDLNMHAGYSDVDAGDRHIARVVDALMSGPQWAKMLVVVTFDENGGWWDHVAPPKGDRWGPGTRVPALVISPHARKGHVDHTIHDTGSIQRLINRRFGLEPLPGIVERDRAMVAAGGVAPGDLTTALDLG from the coding sequence ATGAAGAAGCCCGCCGGCGACCGACCCGACGATGAACAGCGCGGGCCCGAAGAGTTGGCGCCTTCACGGCGGGGGGTTCTTGGCGCGCTGGCCTTGGCCGGCGCGGGCGCGGCGGCTCCGGCCGTTGAGGCCAGGCCGCGGGCGCGACCCCGCGCCGAGGTCGACCGGCGGCTCGCCGAGACCATCGACACGGTCGTGGTGATCTACGCCGAGAACCGCAGCTTCAACAATCTGTTCGCGGCCTTTCCGGGCCTGGAGCGTCCGCTCGCGGACGAGCCGCCCGAGCGCCTGAGGCAACGCGACCGCGACGGCCGCCCGCTGGAGCGCCTGCCGCCGATCTGGGGCGGCATGGTTCCCCATGAGCAGGTGGTCGAGCACACGCGCTACAAGATCGGCGAAGGGGATCTGCCAAGCCTGCCCAACGCGCCGTTCGCCCTGGCCACGCCCAGTGGCGATCCGCTGCCGCACGGGGTGATCACCCGTGACCTGGTGCACGCCTTCTACCAGAACCAGATGCAGATCAATGGCGGCGCCAATGACCGCTTCGTCGCCTGGGGCGACAGCGGCGCCCTGGTCATGGGTCGCTATGGCGACGCGGCCGTGAACCTGCGCCTGTGGCGCCTGGCCGAGCGCTTTACGCTCTGCGACAATTTCTTCATGGGCGCCTTTGGCGGCTCGTTCCTGAACCATCAGTACCTGATCGCCGCCCAGCCGCCGGTCTATCCCAACGCCGACCAGAGCCCCGCCAAGGGGCTGATCGCGACGCTGGAGGGCGATGATCCCAAGGGCGCGCGGCTGAAGCCCCTGGCCGACAGCCCCGCCAGCGCCCTGGACGGCCGGCCGCGGTTTGGGCCCAGCGCGCTGACGCCGGACTTCTGGGCGGTCAACACCATGATGCCGCCCTATGCGCCGAGCGTCAGTCGCAGTCCGGCGGACCCCGGCCTGGCCGATCCCGACCAACCCTTGACCCTGCCGCCGCAGACGCACCAGACGATCGGCGACCGGCTGTCGGCCAAGGGCGTGGAATGGGCCTGGTACGCCGGCGCTTGGGGACTGGCCTTGGCGGGCGCTCGCGACGAGGAGGCGTTGTTTCCGGCGCGGCCGAACTTCCAGGTTCACCATCAGCCGTTCAACTACTTCGCCAATCGCGCCCCGGGCGCGGACGGGCGAAGCCGGTTGCGCGACGCGGGGTTCGGCGACAGCGCCCGGACCAACCGCTTCATGGCCGACGCCCAGGCCGGCCGCCTGCCGGCGGTCAGCTTCTACAAGCCGCAAGGCGACCTCAACATGCATGCCGGCTATTCGGACGTGGACGCCGGCGATCGTCACATCGCCCGGGTGGTGGACGCCCTGATGAGCGGGCCGCAATGGGCCAAGATGCTGGTCGTGGTCACCTTCGACGAGAACGGCGGCTGGTGGGACCACGTCGCCCCGCCCAAGGGGGATCGCTGGGGGCCGGGCACGCGGGTCCCGGCGCTTGTCATCTCGCCCCACGCGCGCAAGGGCCATGTCGACCATACGATCCATGACACCGGCTCGATCCAGCGCCTGATCAATCGCCGTTTCGGACTGGAGCCCCTGCCGGGGATCGTCGAGCGTGACCGGGCCATGGTCGCCGCGGGCGGCGTCGCGCCGGGCGACCTGACGACGGCCCTCGACCTAGGCTAG
- a CDS encoding alkaline phosphatase, with translation MHPPLIERRQFLLTGGLALLAAGAPAYARSGPTARTTPFTLGVASGDPVPDGFVLWTRLATDPLASDGQGGLFAPARVLWEVAEDETMRRVVRTGQAVADARFAHSIHVEVDGLKPDRPYWYRFTSLGHQSDIGQARTAPAPNARVERLTLGMATCAHWELGYFAAYRHLAAERPDLVLFLGDYIYEYSYRGDRAKGRTVRAHDRQDDVVDLAGYRNRYALYKTDPDLQALHAVAPCLMTWDDHEVQNDYSNQWSQDPEVSTEAFLRRRAAAYRAFYEHMPLRPRSRPHGPDMRIYDRLRYGDLAEFLVLDGRQYRSIQPCPTPTWRGGHVVPETCPEMTDPSRTMLGARQERWLYDGFKRADARWTVMVQDLLVAPINQTGKDGQEGHFTDGWDGYQANRGRMLDALAASRAPNPVFLGGDIHSFWATDLKTDFRKDGAPAVASEFVAAAISQEGPPKGAFDKVQARNPHVRYVDLETNGYASLTLTREAIETRFQAISDRKDPAATVRGLQRFAVEAGRPGVQLA, from the coding sequence ATGCATCCCCCCCTAATCGAGCGTCGCCAGTTCCTCCTCACCGGCGGCTTGGCGCTGCTCGCGGCGGGCGCTCCCGCCTATGCCCGCTCGGGCCCCACGGCGCGGACGACGCCCTTCACGCTCGGCGTGGCCAGCGGCGATCCGGTCCCGGACGGCTTTGTGCTCTGGACACGCTTGGCCACGGACCCGCTCGCCAGCGACGGACAAGGCGGCCTGTTCGCGCCCGCGCGGGTGCTCTGGGAAGTGGCGGAGGACGAGACCATGCGCCGGGTGGTCCGAACGGGCCAAGCGGTCGCCGACGCCCGTTTCGCGCATTCGATCCACGTCGAGGTCGACGGCCTGAAGCCGGATCGCCCCTACTGGTATCGCTTCACCAGCCTGGGTCATCAGAGCGACATTGGCCAGGCGCGCACCGCGCCGGCGCCGAACGCGCGGGTCGAGCGGCTGACCCTGGGCATGGCGACCTGCGCCCATTGGGAGCTGGGATACTTCGCAGCCTATCGCCATCTGGCGGCCGAGCGACCCGACCTCGTCCTGTTCCTGGGCGACTACATCTACGAGTACAGCTATCGCGGCGACCGCGCGAAAGGCCGCACCGTCCGCGCCCACGATCGCCAGGACGACGTCGTCGATCTCGCCGGCTATCGCAACCGTTATGCGCTCTACAAGACCGATCCCGACCTGCAAGCCCTGCACGCCGTCGCCCCCTGCCTGATGACCTGGGACGACCACGAGGTGCAGAACGACTATTCCAATCAATGGTCACAGGACCCCGAGGTCTCGACCGAGGCCTTCCTGCGCCGCCGCGCCGCCGCGTATCGCGCCTTCTACGAGCACATGCCGCTTCGCCCGCGCTCGCGGCCGCACGGGCCGGACATGCGGATCTACGATCGGTTGCGATACGGCGATCTCGCCGAATTCCTGGTCCTGGACGGCCGGCAGTACCGGTCCATACAGCCCTGCCCCACCCCAACCTGGCGGGGCGGCCACGTGGTCCCGGAAACCTGCCCGGAGATGACCGATCCCTCGCGCACCATGCTGGGCGCGCGCCAGGAGCGCTGGCTGTACGACGGTTTCAAGCGCGCCGACGCGCGCTGGACCGTGATGGTGCAGGACCTGCTGGTCGCGCCGATCAACCAGACGGGCAAGGATGGCCAGGAGGGTCACTTCACCGACGGCTGGGACGGCTACCAAGCCAATCGCGGGCGGATGCTGGACGCCCTGGCCGCCAGCCGCGCGCCCAACCCGGTCTTCCTGGGCGGCGACATCCATTCCTTCTGGGCGACCGACCTGAAGACCGACTTCCGCAAGGATGGCGCGCCGGCCGTGGCCAGCGAGTTCGTGGCGGCCGCCATCAGCCAGGAAGGACCGCCCAAGGGCGCGTTCGACAAGGTCCAGGCGCGCAATCCGCACGTCCGTTACGTCGATCTGGAGACCAACGGCTATGCGAGCCTGACCCTCACCCGCGAGGCGATCGAGACCCGCTTCCAGGCGATCAGCGACCGCAAGGATCCCGCCGCGACCGTGCGCGGCTTGCAGCGCTTCGCGGTCGAGGCGGGACGTCCCGGCGTGCAGCTAGCCTAG
- the zigA gene encoding zinc metallochaperone GTPase ZigA, producing MRARLTVEASQPRGRIDRRLPVTVLSGFLGAGKTTLLNHVLANREGKKVAVIVNDMSEVNIDAALVAEGGADLSRTDEALVEMSNGCICCTLREDLLKEVRRLAAERRFDYLLIESTGVSEPMPVAATFDFRDEAEQSLSDVARLDTMVTVVDAFNFLRDYASRDSLADRGETAGEGDERTVVDLLVEQIEFADVIVLNKADLVSADDLGRLEAIIATFNPQARIVRSERGAVALDDVLDTGLFDPVRAEGAAGWQKALMGEVLPETEEYGISHFVYRASKPFHPEKLKAWLDSEWPGVIRSKGFVWLATRYDRVGGWSQAGAVTQFGPHGRWWASAPQEYWPEDPAWRAAIQKVWKPVHGDRRQEIVLIGQNMDREALTRGFDACLLSDLQFGFGPKAWTKLPDPFPAWG from the coding sequence ATGAGGGCGCGCTTGACCGTCGAAGCTTCCCAACCCCGAGGTCGGATCGACCGCCGCCTGCCCGTGACCGTCCTTTCGGGCTTCCTGGGCGCTGGCAAGACCACCTTGCTCAACCACGTGCTGGCCAACCGCGAGGGCAAGAAGGTCGCGGTCATCGTCAACGACATGAGCGAGGTGAACATCGACGCGGCGCTAGTCGCCGAGGGCGGGGCGGATCTTTCGCGCACCGACGAAGCCCTGGTCGAGATGTCGAACGGCTGCATCTGCTGCACCCTGCGCGAGGATCTGCTCAAGGAGGTCCGTCGTCTGGCCGCCGAGCGGCGTTTCGACTACCTGCTGATCGAGTCCACGGGCGTCTCCGAGCCAATGCCGGTGGCGGCGACCTTCGACTTCCGCGACGAGGCTGAGCAAAGCCTGTCGGATGTGGCGCGGCTGGACACCATGGTCACGGTGGTCGACGCCTTCAATTTCCTGCGCGACTACGCCTCGCGCGACAGCCTGGCCGATCGCGGCGAGACGGCCGGGGAGGGAGACGAGCGGACGGTGGTCGACCTGCTGGTCGAACAGATCGAGTTCGCCGACGTCATCGTGCTGAACAAGGCCGATCTCGTCTCCGCCGACGACCTGGGCCGGCTCGAGGCGATCATCGCCACCTTCAATCCGCAGGCGCGGATCGTGCGGTCGGAGCGCGGCGCGGTGGCGCTGGACGACGTGCTGGACACCGGCCTCTTCGACCCTGTCCGGGCCGAGGGCGCGGCCGGCTGGCAGAAGGCGCTGATGGGCGAGGTGCTGCCCGAGACCGAGGAGTACGGCATCAGCCACTTCGTCTATCGCGCGTCCAAGCCGTTCCATCCCGAGAAGCTGAAGGCCTGGCTGGACAGTGAATGGCCGGGCGTCATCCGCTCCAAGGGCTTTGTGTGGCTGGCGACCCGCTACGATCGGGTCGGCGGCTGGAGCCAGGCGGGCGCGGTCACCCAGTTCGGCCCCCACGGCCGTTGGTGGGCGAGCGCGCCGCAGGAATATTGGCCCGAGGATCCGGCTTGGCGGGCGGCGATCCAGAAGGTCTGGAAACCCGTCCATGGCGATCGCCGCCAGGAGATCGTTCTGATCGGCCAGAACATGGATCGCGAGGCGCTGACCCGGGGCTTTGACGCCTGCCTGCTGTCCGACCTCCAGTTCGGCTTCGGCCCCAAGGCCTGGACCAAGCTGCCTGACCCGTTTCCGGCATGGGGATGA
- a CDS encoding MerC domain-containing protein, with translation MTLLIEHRLRRMEPYEAASFWIARRARGALSDDERALFSRWLENPAAADAYGRMDRLWAELGLMKPRRARFAAGDPLMNANFDKALDLSAVSLSALCLVHCLALPALSLFLPVLGLWARAEWVHVLFVALAAPIAVLAFVDRKAWRPYSWPLLGLALVGLALMLAGATDVFSAVDERVTTVSGGTLLALAHLGNLRRRHQMARRDSCGH, from the coding sequence ATGACGCTTCTGATCGAACACCGCTTGCGCCGCATGGAGCCCTATGAAGCCGCGTCGTTCTGGATCGCCCGTCGGGCGCGGGGAGCGCTCAGCGACGATGAGCGCGCGCTCTTTTCCCGCTGGCTCGAAAACCCCGCCGCCGCCGATGCCTATGGCCGGATGGACCGCCTATGGGCCGAGCTGGGCCTAATGAAGCCAAGGCGAGCGCGTTTCGCCGCCGGAGATCCACTCATGAACGCCAATTTCGACAAGGCCCTGGACCTTTCAGCCGTGAGCCTCTCGGCGCTCTGCTTGGTTCACTGCCTGGCCTTGCCCGCCCTGTCTCTCTTCCTGCCGGTTCTCGGCCTATGGGCGCGAGCTGAGTGGGTGCATGTGCTCTTCGTCGCCTTGGCCGCGCCCATCGCGGTATTGGCGTTTGTCGATCGCAAGGCGTGGCGTCCGTATTCTTGGCCCCTGCTTGGCCTTGCCCTGGTGGGTCTGGCGCTCATGCTGGCGGGAGCCACGGATGTCTTCAGCGCCGTGGACGAGCGTGTGACGACGGTGTCGGGAGGAACGCTTCTGGCCCTGGCGCACCTCGGAAATCTACGTCGCCGACACCAGATGGCGCGTCGAGATTCGTGCGGCCATTGA
- a CDS encoding TonB-dependent receptor — MTVSRSAASARALLAALAFSPLSLPAVAIAADAAVPAADAAEAKSNEVDQVLVVGRGDKPVTVVPRGLAVSLGQTEFEAINAVNVEDLMKYAPDFFVRKRFAGDDNAVVALRGTNTVQSARTIVLVDGFVVSNFLGNRYDYPPKWNVVGPAEVRQFDIVYGPYSARYGGNSMGGVISVTTREPEPGREVYANAQTMIMPFKEYGFDQTFKGYSAEGGISYKQEDGPWSVRGGFRHFENTGQSMTYNLLTATTGTGTAVTGAYNDSRLATPVFGGASPVHVIQDQLRLRVGYAAANGWDIQALGFAWKTNQDLTNPRSWLVDASGKPVYQGKVSYAGKTWNATGLTFSETDRTEYLAGLKLAGPLAGWKASFNLSRYWIPDQDARTSNDYATGASNGAGTQSRQTKPGWWTGDATFDRAFGKHEIGFGLNANLYEAGTDTYATTNWHTATAPVYSTSTYGKTSLWGVWAEDAYDLDGNFVLTGGLRFDSWRAFDGGIGKRVSGARVDSAYPERDETSVSPKLSLQGQIPGDFELQVSLGTAKRFPTVGELYQGRFDDITRQIDPTSYDPNLKSEKSTDASVILRRKFGKVRSTTSLFYQDIDDAIFSFSGLNQYGTVVTSYKNVDKVRQYGVELILEASDVLIPGLDIDANVTRIDAKTIKNSANTAAEGVKFPRIPDWRSSGNVRYRINDRLKASLGWRYASRPNSDLFGLVRGDAYGFQTEYFTVDTRVSWDVTKKAQLSVGIDNLFNDQAYVSHPLPQRTFVFDIKTKW; from the coding sequence ATGACTGTCTCTCGCAGCGCCGCGTCCGCGCGCGCTCTGCTGGCCGCGCTCGCGTTCAGCCCTCTTTCGCTACCCGCCGTGGCGATCGCCGCCGACGCCGCCGTTCCGGCCGCCGACGCCGCCGAAGCCAAATCCAACGAAGTCGATCAGGTGCTGGTCGTCGGGCGGGGTGACAAGCCGGTCACCGTCGTGCCCCGCGGCCTCGCCGTCTCGCTGGGGCAGACCGAGTTCGAGGCGATCAACGCGGTCAATGTCGAAGACCTGATGAAGTACGCGCCCGACTTCTTCGTACGCAAACGCTTCGCTGGCGACGACAACGCCGTGGTCGCTCTGCGTGGCACCAACACCGTCCAGAGCGCCCGCACCATCGTGTTGGTCGATGGTTTCGTGGTCTCCAACTTCCTGGGCAACCGCTACGACTATCCGCCCAAGTGGAACGTGGTCGGCCCGGCCGAGGTGCGCCAGTTCGACATCGTCTATGGCCCCTATTCGGCTCGCTACGGCGGCAACTCGATGGGCGGGGTGATCTCGGTCACGACCCGCGAGCCCGAGCCTGGCCGCGAGGTCTACGCCAACGCCCAGACCATGATCATGCCGTTCAAGGAGTACGGCTTCGATCAGACCTTCAAGGGCTACAGCGCCGAGGGCGGAATCTCATACAAGCAGGAGGACGGCCCGTGGAGCGTGCGCGGCGGCTTCCGACATTTCGAGAACACCGGCCAGTCGATGACCTACAATCTGCTGACCGCCACGACCGGGACGGGGACGGCGGTCACCGGCGCCTACAACGATAGCCGCCTGGCCACGCCCGTGTTCGGCGGGGCCTCGCCCGTGCACGTCATTCAGGACCAGCTCCGCCTGCGCGTCGGCTATGCGGCCGCCAATGGCTGGGACATCCAAGCCCTGGGCTTTGCCTGGAAGACCAATCAGGATCTGACCAATCCGCGCAGCTGGCTGGTCGATGCTTCTGGCAAGCCGGTCTATCAGGGCAAGGTCAGCTACGCCGGCAAGACCTGGAACGCCACGGGCCTGACCTTCTCCGAGACCGACCGCACCGAATATCTGGCCGGACTGAAACTGGCCGGTCCGCTGGCGGGCTGGAAGGCGTCGTTCAATCTGTCGCGCTACTGGATTCCCGACCAGGACGCTCGCACCTCCAACGACTACGCCACGGGCGCATCCAACGGCGCCGGCACGCAAAGCCGTCAGACCAAACCCGGTTGGTGGACAGGCGACGCGACCTTCGATCGCGCCTTCGGCAAGCACGAGATCGGCTTTGGCCTGAACGCCAACCTCTACGAGGCGGGGACCGACACCTACGCCACCACCAACTGGCACACAGCGACCGCGCCGGTTTACTCGACTTCGACCTACGGCAAGACCAGCCTTTGGGGCGTGTGGGCCGAGGACGCCTATGATCTGGACGGCAACTTCGTCCTGACCGGCGGTCTGCGCTTCGACAGCTGGCGCGCCTTCGACGGCGGCATCGGCAAGCGCGTGTCGGGCGCGCGGGTCGACAGCGCCTATCCGGAACGCGATGAGACCTCGGTGAGCCCGAAGCTCTCGCTGCAAGGTCAGATTCCGGGCGACTTCGAGCTGCAGGTCAGCCTCGGGACCGCCAAGCGCTTTCCGACCGTCGGCGAGCTCTACCAGGGACGGTTTGACGACATCACCCGCCAGATCGATCCGACCAGCTATGACCCGAACCTGAAGTCCGAGAAGTCCACGGACGCCAGCGTCATCCTGCGGCGCAAGTTTGGGAAGGTCCGCTCGACCACCAGCCTGTTCTACCAGGACATCGACGACGCGATCTTCAGCTTCAGCGGCCTCAACCAGTACGGAACCGTCGTCACGTCCTACAAGAACGTCGACAAGGTCCGCCAATATGGCGTGGAGCTGATCCTAGAGGCCTCGGACGTGCTGATCCCGGGCCTGGACATCGACGCCAACGTCACGCGGATCGACGCCAAGACCATCAAGAACAGCGCCAACACCGCCGCCGAGGGTGTGAAGTTCCCGCGCATTCCCGATTGGCGGTCCAGCGGCAATGTCCGCTATCGCATCAATGACCGCCTCAAGGCCTCGCTGGGTTGGCGCTACGCCTCGCGCCCCAACTCCGACCTGTTCGGCCTGGTCCGGGGCGACGCCTACGGCTTCCAGACCGAGTACTTCACGGTCGATACGCGGGTTTCGTGGGACGTCACCAAGAAGGCGCAGCTGAGCGTCGGGATCGACAACCTGTTCAACGACCAGGCCTACGTCTCCCACCCGCTGCCGCAGCGGACCTTCGTCTTCGACATCAAGACCAAGTGGTAG
- a CDS encoding PepSY domain-containing protein — MTTSSPALIKARRTIFDYRAIWRWHFYAGLFCAPFVIILAITGSIYLFKPQVEAWLDRPYDHLTLTGKPVSAQAQVDAALKAVPGSRLRTYEVRREADDAARVVVGKKGENILVYVHPETLRILKVINQDDRLMQIDKTIHGELLMGDNGSILVELAACWAIVMVVTGLYLWWPRQAQGLGGVLYPRLGRGSKLFWRDLHAVTGVWISSLALFLLLTGLPWAKVWGDSFKEVRKLTGTAVAKQDWSTGRAGEKAESRALDASGGGEHAGHMAGMDMAGMDMAMTPSAPTPALDRMAATVRAMDLPPPVLIAPPSSKKGRNASPDWTARSDTPNRPQRVTLTLDPASGQVTRTEGFSARHPIDKVIGYGIAAHEGQLFGLANQLLGVLTAIGLITLSVSGLVIWWRRRPRGQLGAPPALPEGRIAAGVGVLIVVFGVLLPVLGVSMIAIALLERLALRHIPGVRHWLGLRSSERPAEAA; from the coding sequence ATGACCACGTCCAGCCCGGCCCTGATCAAGGCTCGCCGAACGATTTTCGACTATCGCGCCATCTGGCGCTGGCACTTCTATGCCGGCCTGTTTTGCGCGCCGTTCGTCATCATCCTGGCGATCACCGGCTCGATCTATCTGTTCAAGCCTCAGGTCGAGGCCTGGCTGGATCGCCCCTATGACCACCTGACGCTGACGGGGAAACCCGTCAGCGCCCAGGCCCAGGTCGACGCGGCCCTCAAGGCCGTGCCAGGCTCGCGCCTGCGCACCTATGAGGTGCGACGCGAAGCCGATGACGCCGCCCGCGTGGTGGTGGGCAAGAAGGGCGAGAACATCCTCGTCTATGTCCATCCCGAGACGCTGCGGATCCTCAAGGTGATCAATCAGGATGATCGCCTGATGCAGATCGACAAGACCATCCATGGCGAACTGCTGATGGGCGATAATGGCTCGATCCTGGTCGAGCTGGCCGCCTGCTGGGCCATCGTGATGGTGGTGACGGGTCTTTATCTGTGGTGGCCGCGTCAGGCCCAGGGCCTGGGCGGCGTGCTCTATCCGCGTCTTGGTCGGGGTTCGAAACTGTTCTGGCGCGACCTGCACGCCGTCACCGGCGTGTGGATCTCGAGCCTGGCGCTGTTTCTGCTGCTGACCGGTCTGCCTTGGGCCAAGGTCTGGGGCGATAGTTTCAAGGAAGTGCGCAAGCTGACCGGCACGGCGGTCGCCAAGCAGGACTGGTCGACGGGCCGGGCCGGGGAGAAGGCCGAGAGCCGGGCGCTGGACGCCTCGGGCGGCGGCGAGCACGCGGGTCACATGGCCGGGATGGACATGGCCGGCATGGACATGGCGATGACGCCGTCGGCGCCGACGCCCGCCCTAGACCGCATGGCCGCGACGGTGCGGGCCATGGACCTGCCGCCGCCAGTGCTGATCGCGCCGCCCTCCAGCAAGAAAGGCCGCAACGCCTCGCCCGACTGGACGGCGCGGTCCGATACGCCAAACCGGCCTCAGCGGGTGACCCTGACGCTCGATCCCGCCTCCGGCCAGGTGACCCGCACCGAAGGCTTCTCCGCTCGACATCCGATCGACAAGGTCATCGGCTATGGCATCGCGGCTCACGAGGGCCAGTTGTTCGGCCTCGCCAATCAGCTTCTGGGCGTTCTCACCGCCATCGGCTTGATCACCCTCAGCGTCAGCGGCCTGGTCATCTGGTGGCGTCGCCGGCCGCGGGGACAGCTGGGCGCGCCGCCCGCCTTGCCCGAAGGCCGCATCGCGGCCGGCGTGGGCGTCTTGATTGTCGTGTTCGGCGTGTTGCTGCCGGTGCTGGGAGTTTCGATGATCGCGATCGCGCTTCTGGAGCGTCTCGCGCTTCGCCATATCCCCGGCGTCCGCCATTGGCTGGGGCTTCGGTCAAGCGAAAGACCGGCGGAGGCCGCCTGA